TTCAGCCAGGTCAGCCTTGATAGTATTTATGAAGTGCTTGAAAGAATATCGTCTGAGGGGAAGACTGGCTCTCTTTCTGTCGAAAACACTCTTAGGTCTTTGCAGCATTACTTCATGAAGAAAGGTATACCTTCATCAAGGCTTCTCAGCGAGGTTGATGAAGAGAATAAGAATCATCTAAAAACAGAGCTTGAGTCTCTAAAGGGAAAGCTGCACGAAAAGTCTGGTGCTCTGAAAGATGTTGAGGCTCTCCTCGAAATGATCAACAACATTCCTGAAGGCGAAAGCCCTGATATCGATACGCCTGAGACTCTAGCACACAAGTTTCTCAGCGGAGAGCAAAGGATGCTGATAATGTATCTGCCAGAGCCTTACCTGGCTCAGCAAGTTGCAGCAAGGTTCCTGAACAGACTGCTCTACCTGAAGAAGATACGTGGAAGAAGAGAAAATGTACTTGTGGTTCTAGACGAAGCTCAGGAATTCGCCGCAAAGGAGCCAAAGGGCACTCAAACAGATTCTAACAGGGCTGTTGAAGCCCTTTTGAGGCAGGGGAGAAAGTATGGCGCATCAGCCCTGATAAGCACACAGAGAGTTGCTTACATAAACGTAAATGCTCTGCAGCAGCTTCACAGCTACTTCGTCAGCACTCTTCCCAGAGTTTACGACAGGATGGTGATAGCTGACTCCTTCAGCCTTGACCTTGGTGTGCTGCAGAAGACCACAGAGCTTCAGACAGGAGAATGGCTCTTTGTCAGCTACAAGGCGACAAAGCAGAAGAACGTTCCTGTCTTTTTGACAGCTCAGAATAACGAAGACATTGTCAGGAGCTACCTGTCAGGCTGAGATGAACTGGTAGGGCAAGAGAGAAAGATGAAAGAGAGGATAGCAATAGTTGGAGGAACAGGCAGGCTCGGGAAGGGTCTAGCTCTAAGGCTGATTAAGGAGCATGAAGTGTTGATAGGGTCCAGGTCAAAGGAGAAGGCTGATACAGTAGCAGGTGAGGTTGTTGCAAGAGCAGAGAAACTCTACTCGACCTCAGGGTATAACGGGAGAGTGGAGGGAGAACATAATCAATCAGCAGTGGAGAAGTCTGCATTCATCATCCTTGCGGTTCAGGCAGAACAGCTCGAGTTATTTCTTTCTGCTGCACTGGATTACAGCTGGGATGGCAAAGTGGTTCTATCGCCTATCACAAGAATGAAGAGAGCTGATGGAATGCTGGATTATCATCCTTTTGAGAGTCAGGGCAGGATTCTCTCAGCAGCTGAATTCGTTCAGAGCAAGCTCAGCAGGGCTGCTGTGGTGTCTGGGCTCCAGCTTTTACCAGCTTCAGCACTCTGGAGGGAGAAAGAAGTCGCTCCATATGACATACCTATGGCTGGAGATGAAACTCATGTCAGGTATGCGATGCAAGTGCTGAGTTGCATACCCAACTTAAGGTATCTTTACGCAGGACCTCTGCATGTCTCTTATCTGATAGAGTCCGCTCTGCCCCTTCTTCTGAACATAGCGATGAAGAATGGTTTTAACA
This Conexivisphaerales archaeon DNA region includes the following protein-coding sequences:
- a CDS encoding NAD(P)-binding domain-containing protein, yielding MKERIAIVGGTGRLGKGLALRLIKEHEVLIGSRSKEKADTVAGEVVARAEKLYSTSGYNGRVEGEHNQSAVEKSAFIILAVQAEQLELFLSAALDYSWDGKVVLSPITRMKRADGMLDYHPFESQGRILSAAEFVQSKLSRAAVVSGLQLLPASALWREKEVAPYDIPMAGDETHVRYAMQVLSCIPNLRYLYAGPLHVSYLIESALPLLLNIAMKNGFNSPGLRVLA